A genomic window from Diospyros lotus cultivar Yz01 chromosome 2, ASM1463336v1, whole genome shotgun sequence includes:
- the LOC127794717 gene encoding uncharacterized protein LOC127794717 yields MKAKVEKEFQADVKSFSQMVPCTSRYPMEKQFQEVYTISKFKEFQDEFTGKMYCEVVSIEEGSLGTKHIVTILIRSGIRSLLDKYILRRWRKDVSRSYTRVKINYNSWISTPSQLRYDKLCSVFAKVADLVADDEDCTKATMEWMKSQLTALSISNAKPSCGSNTHVEDNVQEQVPDPGQATIASSGQIFYPKCLQTKGAPRKICKKGLLEMSSKKERKGPMETSSKKAKVGSSKVNQGNAPMQNIVEDGQAFSEGDGYGSTWMASIQDGFNHQ; encoded by the exons ATGAAGGCTAAAGTTGAAAAGGAGTTTCAGGCTGACGTTAAGTCATTTTCTCAGATGGTGCCATGCACATCAAGGTATCccatggagaaacaatttcaagaagtgtacacaatctcaaaattcaaggaGTTTCAGGATGAGTTCACAGGGAAGATGTATTGTGAGGTTGTGTCTATCGAAGAGGGATCGCTGGGTACGAA ACATATTGTCACAATATTGATTCGAAGTGGTATTAGATCACTTCTTGACAAGTATATCTTAAGGCGATGGAGGAAAGATGTCAGTAGATCCTACACGAGAGTGAAGATCAATTACAACAGTTGGATTAGTACGCCTAGCCAGTTAAGATATGATAAGTTGTGCAGTGTGTTTGCGAAGGTAGCAGACTTGGTTGCGGATGATGAAGATTGTACCAAGGCAACTATGGAGTGGATGAAATCTCAATTGACTGCATTGAGCATATCTAATGCGAAGCCAAGTTGTGGTAGCAATACACATGTTGAAGACAATGTGCAAGAACAAGTTCCTGATCCTGGACAGGCCACTATAGCTTCAAGCGGGCAAATTTTTTATCCAAAATGCTTGCAGACAAAGGGAGCCCCTAGGAAAATTTGTAAGAAGGGCCTATTGGAAATGAGTTccaagaaagaaaggaagggcCCAATGGAAACAAGTTCCAAGAAAGCGAAG GTGGGATCCTCAAAAGTAAACCAAGGCAATGCTCCCATGCAAAACATTGTTGAAGACGGTCAAGCATTCAGTGAAG GTGATGGATATGGAAGTACATGGATGGCCAGCATCCAAGATGGTTTCAACCACCAATGA